Proteins encoded within one genomic window of Micromonospora halotolerans:
- a CDS encoding L-lactate MFS transporter codes for MATTAAHSRGDRPPTRGRWGLVVAAVLVQLALGAVYAWSVFNKPLQAEFGWSKAEVVLPFEVAIGTIFIGSLVGGRIQDRRGPRPVALGGGILYAVGTMLASLVSSSDQLWLLLLTYGVLGGIGLGAAYITPIAMLSKWFPDRRGLITGIAVAGFGFGAVITAPVAKALLNGTDHKTSVFLPLGIAYLVAVLLGASFFRDPPAGYQVPGFTPAVGGRAVAGTRVYTFGEALRTRQWYLLTLILTLNVTCGIALISQAADAAQAVAGVGAATAAGLVGVLGLFNGGGRVAWAWLSDRIGRMTAFIGMLALQGVCFLILPHASAFWLFAVLAALVYLAYGGGFGTMPATAADYFGTPNAGAIYGAMIVAWSIGGVVGPLLTSLLYEASGKSYTLPFTVIGILAFVALVLPPITRLPTTPGKPRPHFQTPGP; via the coding sequence GTACGCCTGGAGCGTGTTCAACAAGCCGCTCCAGGCCGAGTTCGGGTGGAGCAAGGCCGAGGTGGTGCTGCCGTTCGAGGTGGCGATCGGGACCATCTTCATCGGCAGCCTGGTGGGCGGGCGCATCCAGGACCGGCGGGGGCCACGGCCCGTGGCGCTGGGCGGCGGGATCCTCTACGCCGTCGGGACCATGCTCGCGTCGCTGGTGTCGTCGAGCGACCAGCTGTGGCTCCTGCTGCTCACCTACGGCGTGCTGGGCGGCATCGGGCTCGGTGCCGCGTACATCACGCCGATCGCCATGCTCAGCAAGTGGTTCCCGGACCGGCGCGGGCTGATCACCGGGATCGCCGTGGCCGGCTTCGGGTTCGGTGCGGTCATCACCGCGCCGGTGGCGAAGGCGCTGCTGAACGGCACCGACCACAAGACCAGCGTCTTCCTGCCGCTGGGCATCGCCTACCTGGTCGCGGTGCTGCTGGGGGCGTCCTTCTTCCGCGATCCGCCGGCCGGCTACCAGGTGCCGGGTTTCACCCCGGCGGTCGGTGGCCGGGCCGTCGCCGGCACCCGGGTGTACACCTTCGGCGAGGCCCTGCGCACCCGGCAGTGGTACCTGCTCACGCTGATCCTCACGCTCAACGTGACCTGCGGGATCGCGCTGATCTCCCAGGCGGCGGACGCCGCGCAGGCGGTTGCCGGGGTCGGCGCCGCGACCGCCGCCGGCCTGGTCGGCGTCCTGGGCCTGTTCAACGGTGGCGGGCGGGTGGCCTGGGCGTGGCTGTCCGACCGGATCGGCCGGATGACGGCGTTCATCGGCATGCTCGCGTTGCAGGGCGTCTGCTTCCTGATCCTGCCGCACGCCTCCGCGTTCTGGCTGTTCGCCGTCCTCGCCGCCCTGGTCTACCTCGCCTACGGCGGCGGCTTCGGCACCATGCCGGCGACCGCCGCCGACTACTTCGGGACGCCGAACGCCGGCGCCATCTACGGGGCGATGATCGTGGCGTGGAGCATCGGGGGAGTGGTGGGTCCGCTGCTCACGTCGCTGCTGTACGAGGCCAGCGGCAAGAGCTACACCCTGCCCTTCACGGTGATCGGCATCCTCGCCTTCGTGGCGCTGGTGCTTCCGCCCATCACCCGCCTGCCCACCACTCCCGGCAAGCCACGACCCCACTTCCAGACGCCGGGGCCCTGA
- the selA gene encoding L-seryl-tRNA(Sec) selenium transferase — MRDVDPRRRVPRTDALLADPALAAAAGTLGRDRVKAAIVRAQRRARAGELAPEQVRDAALADLPAPTPRAVLNATGVVLHTNLGRAPLAAAAVDALVAAAGHTDVELDLRTGRRARRGREALEALAAAVPDAAAVHVVNNGAAALVLAATALAADREIVVSRGELVEIGDGFRLPDLLESTGARLREVGTTNRTGLGDYAAAVGPRTGFVLKVHPSNFRVTGFTSAVPVAELATLGVPVVADIGSGLLAPDPLLPDEPDAATTLRAGAHLVTASGDKLLGGPQAGLLLGAADLVERLRRHPLARALRVDKLTLAALAATLHAPTNPTREALHAEPGALRARTERLRDRLGEDGCKAEVVPSVAVVGGGGAPGVDLDSWALSLPERYAEPLRTGAPPILGRVLHGRLLLDLRCVPAAADPDVRAAILRVGA; from the coding sequence ATGCGTGACGTCGACCCGCGGCGGCGGGTGCCGCGCACCGACGCGCTGCTCGCCGACCCGGCGCTGGCCGCCGCGGCCGGCACGCTCGGCCGCGACCGGGTCAAGGCCGCGATCGTGCGGGCGCAGCGGCGCGCCCGCGCGGGCGAGCTCGCCCCCGAGCAGGTACGCGACGCCGCGCTGGCCGACCTGCCCGCGCCGACCCCCCGGGCGGTGCTCAACGCCACGGGCGTCGTGCTGCACACCAACCTGGGTCGGGCCCCGCTGGCGGCCGCCGCCGTCGACGCCCTGGTGGCCGCCGCCGGGCACACCGACGTGGAGCTGGACCTGCGCACCGGGCGGCGGGCCCGGCGCGGCCGGGAGGCGCTCGAGGCGCTCGCCGCCGCCGTGCCCGACGCGGCGGCCGTGCACGTGGTCAACAACGGCGCGGCCGCCCTGGTGCTGGCCGCCACCGCCCTCGCCGCGGACCGGGAGATCGTGGTCAGCCGCGGTGAACTCGTCGAGATCGGCGACGGGTTCCGCCTGCCCGACCTGCTGGAGAGCACCGGCGCCCGGCTGCGCGAGGTGGGCACCACCAACCGCACCGGCCTCGGGGACTACGCCGCGGCCGTCGGCCCGCGTACCGGGTTCGTGCTCAAGGTGCACCCGTCGAACTTCCGGGTCACCGGCTTCACCTCGGCCGTGCCGGTCGCCGAGCTGGCCACCCTCGGCGTGCCGGTGGTCGCCGACATCGGCTCCGGGCTGCTCGCCCCCGACCCGCTGCTGCCCGACGAGCCGGACGCCGCGACCACCCTGCGCGCCGGCGCGCACCTGGTCACGGCCAGCGGCGACAAGCTGCTCGGCGGACCGCAGGCCGGGCTGCTGCTCGGCGCGGCGGACCTGGTCGAGCGGCTGCGCCGGCACCCCCTCGCCCGGGCGCTGCGGGTCGACAAGCTGACCCTGGCCGCGCTCGCCGCGACCCTGCACGCGCCGACCAACCCGACCCGGGAGGCGCTGCACGCGGAGCCGGGCGCGCTGCGCGCCCGCACCGAGCGGCTCCGCGACCGGCTCGGCGAGGACGGCTGCAAGGCCGAGGTGGTGCCCAGCGTGGCGGTGGTGGGTGGCGGCGGCGCCCCCGGGGTCGACCTCGACTCGTGGGCGTTGAGCCTGCCCGAGCGGTACGCCGAGCCGCTGCGCACCGGCGCGCCGCCGATCCTCGGCCGGGTGCTGCACGGCCGGCTGCTGCTCGACCTGCGCTGCGTGCCCGCCGCCGCGGACCCGGACGTGCGGGCGGCGATCCTGCGGGTCGGGGCCTGA